The genomic window AGCGCGAGCTCCGCGGTGCGCCTTTCGGTGATGTCCTGATAGAGCGTGAAATAGCCCACGACCTGGTGCTGCTCGTCGAAGTGGGGGATATAGGTGACTTCGGCGTAACGCGGCGCGTCGCTGGGAATCTGGCTTGGCATGAGGGACTCAAAGCGCACCCGTTGGCCGCGCAGTGCCTGCTCGATATACAGATCACGGTTACTGACCTGGGCCTTGCTGAGGACCGTTTCGTAGGCCAGCCCCTGTACATGGTGCCGATCGATGCCAAAGGCGTCGGCGTAGGCCTTGTTGACGAACAGAAAGCGCCGCTGCGGGTCCAGGTAGGCAATCAGGATGGGCACGTTGTCGGTATAGGTGCGCACATTCTGTTCGCTTTCACGCAGTGCAGCCTCGGTGCGCTTGTGATTGGTAATATCAGCGTAGGTGGTGACAAAGCCGCCGTTGGGCATGGGGTTGCCGAGAATTTCGAGTACAGTGCCATCGGGGCGGTGGCGCTCATACAGGTGGGGGGCGTGGCTCACCTGGCTGCCCATGCGCTGCGTCACCAGTGCCTCGATATCGCCGTCACCGTATTCACCCTGCAAGGCGTTGTAGCGGAATATTTCCTCGATAGGGCGACCGACACAGATCAGGCCCTCAGGGTACTTGAACATTTCCAGGTAACGCCGGTTCCAGGCCACCAGTCGCAGCTGCTGATCCACCACGCTGATGCCCTGGGTGACGTGCTCAATGGTGGATTGCAGTAGCGAGCGGTTGAAGCGCAGTGCCTTGGAGGCCTCATCGACGATGGTGACGACATCGCCAATCTGCATTTCCTTGCCGCGCAGCACCGAGGCCAGCACGATACGGGCCGAGGATGCCCCGATCACGCCGGCCAGCAGGCGTTCGGTAAAGCGGATCAGTTCCGCCGGTGCCTTGTCACCCGACAACGGCGGCTTTTCGCCATGCTGGGTCGAGAAACCGGCAAAAGCCTGCTGCACCCGATGGGCGCCCAGAAAGCGCTCGGCCAGGGTCTGCAGATCGCCAACGGTGACCTGACTGTAATGGCGTGAGGGGTCCTGCAGCTCCTTGCTGTAGACATCGACAAAGGCGCTGGCCTGGATGCGGTCCACCAGGCGCGAGCCGCTGTAGTGTGACACCAGCACATAGAGCCCGAGGTTGACGGCCAGGCTCCAGATCACGCCGTGGCTGAGCGGGTCCAGCCCCGTCCAGCTGCGCAGACCCAAAAGGTCTGTGGGGGATAGCCAGCCACCGGCGGCGGCGCCCGCGGGCAGCAGGGCGTCGGAGATCAGCCTGGCGTCGATCAGGGTGGGAATTACCAGGGTGTAAACCCAGAGGCAGAAGCCGCCCGCAAGCCCCGCCAGAGCGCCGTAACGGGCGCCACGTTTCCAGTAGAGGCCGCCCAGAATGGCGGGCAAAAACTGAATGGCGGCAACAAACGCCAGCAGGCCGAAGGAGGCGAGGGAGCCGCGGTCCCCCAGAATGCGGTAATAAAAGTAGGCCAGCAGCAGCAGGCACACAATGGTGATGCGGCGTACCTGCAGCAGCAGGCCGCCCAGGTCGCTGTTTTCGGCGAGCTTCAGGCGCGGTGTACGCAGCAGCAGCGGCATGACGATGTCATTGCACACCATGGTAGACAGCGTCACGCTGGCGACTATGACCATGCTGGTGGAGGCCGAGAGGCCGCCGATAAAGGCCAGGGTCGCCAGCGCCTTGTAATCGGCGGCCAGGGGCAGCATCAGTACAAAGGTGTCGGTATCGACATCCTGGGAGCCAAACACCATGTAGCCCGCCACCGAGATCGGCAATACGAAGGCGGCCAGCGCCACCAGGTAGAGCGGGAACAGCCAGCGGGCGGTGCGCAGGTTGGCGACATCGGTGTTTTCGACAATGCTGACGTGGAACTGGCGTGGCAGGCAGAGCACCGCACCGCAGGCCAGCAGGGTCTCGGTGAGGAAGCTGTCTTTTAGCAGGCTGCCGAAATTTTCGTTGTAACTCAGCTGGTTGGCCAGGTTGAACAGCATGTCGTCCAGGCCTTCGAAGACATTGAAGGTGACAAAGAGGCCGACGGCAATAAAGGCAGTGAGTTTGACGATGGATTCGAACGCCACCGCCAGCACCATGCCCTCGTGGTGTTCAGTTGCGTCTATATGGCGGGTGCCAAAGAGGATGGCGAAGACCGCCATCAGCAGGGCCACGAACAGGGCGGTATCATTGCCCTTGCTTAGGGCATCGCTGGCCGCGGGTGCCAGAGCATCGTAACTGATGGCCACGGCCTTCAGCTGCAGCGCTATGTAGGGAATGGTACCCAGCACCGCGATCACCGTGACCATCACGGCGAGACTTTGGCTTTTGCCGTAGCGGGACGAGACAAAGTCGGCGATGGAGGTGATATTTTGTTCTTTGCTCACCAGTATCATTTTTTCCAGCACGCGCCAGCCAAAAATAAATACCAGAAAGGGGCCCAGGTAGGTGGCCAGAAACTCCCAGCCGCTGGAGGCGGCCCGGCCCACGGCACCGTAAAAGGTCCAGGATGAGCAATACACCGCCAGAGACAGCGAGTAAATAACCGGATTGGCAGCGTAGGAGCGACCCTTG from Marinobacterium aestuarii includes these protein-coding regions:
- a CDS encoding NahK/ErcS family hybrid sensor histidine kinase/response regulator, whose translation is MFSGWTIILISLAYVGLLFAIAYYGDSTRKGRSYAANPVIYSLSLAVYCSSWTFYGAVGRAASSGWEFLATYLGPFLVFIFGWRVLEKMILVSKEQNITSIADFVSSRYGKSQSLAVMVTVIAVLGTIPYIALQLKAVAISYDALAPAASDALSKGNDTALFVALLMAVFAILFGTRHIDATEHHEGMVLAVAFESIVKLTAFIAVGLFVTFNVFEGLDDMLFNLANQLSYNENFGSLLKDSFLTETLLACGAVLCLPRQFHVSIVENTDVANLRTARWLFPLYLVALAAFVLPISVAGYMVFGSQDVDTDTFVLMLPLAADYKALATLAFIGGLSASTSMVIVASVTLSTMVCNDIVMPLLLRTPRLKLAENSDLGGLLLQVRRITIVCLLLLAYFYYRILGDRGSLASFGLLAFVAAIQFLPAILGGLYWKRGARYGALAGLAGGFCLWVYTLVIPTLIDARLISDALLPAGAAAGGWLSPTDLLGLRSWTGLDPLSHGVIWSLAVNLGLYVLVSHYSGSRLVDRIQASAFVDVYSKELQDPSRHYSQVTVGDLQTLAERFLGAHRVQQAFAGFSTQHGEKPPLSGDKAPAELIRFTERLLAGVIGASSARIVLASVLRGKEMQIGDVVTIVDEASKALRFNRSLLQSTIEHVTQGISVVDQQLRLVAWNRRYLEMFKYPEGLICVGRPIEEIFRYNALQGEYGDGDIEALVTQRMGSQVSHAPHLYERHRPDGTVLEILGNPMPNGGFVTTYADITNHKRTEAALRESEQNVRTYTDNVPILIAYLDPQRRFLFVNKAYADAFGIDRHHVQGLAYETVLSKAQVSNRDLYIEQALRGQRVRFESLMPSQIPSDAPRYAEVTYIPHFDEQHQVVGYFTLYQDITERRTAELALKETNETLEERVRERTLALSTVNRELRKENTIRALIEDELRQAKAEAEAANLGKTRFLAAASHDLLQPLNAARLFSSALAQQSHDQSTHQLVDNLDSSLKAAEELITTLLDISKLDAGALAANVTDFCISTMLTNLSTEFSLLAAEKQLQLHWCNSQQVVASDQALLRRILQNFLSNAIRYTQQGKVLLGCRRHGDRLRIEVWDTGVGIAPDKLDEVFEEFRRIDNPRHSQVKGLGLGLAITERIARILGHRIEVRSWPGKGTAFSIEVPFGDPGKAVRQKTEQRGWIRSKGLNGVRVLVIDNEPKILEGMRALLNGWSCEAITALSVDEVRQQLNGTGFEPDIILADFHLGETYTGLMALEAMQAFWSKPIPAVIITADRTDRVSDEIAARGVHLLTKPVKPAALRAMINKLIASDKG